Proteins found in one Vulpes vulpes isolate BD-2025 chromosome 13, VulVul3, whole genome shotgun sequence genomic segment:
- the ENTREP3 gene encoding protein ENTREP3 isoform X4, whose translation MMPSPSDSSRSLTSRPSTRGLTHLRLHRPWLQALLTLGLAQVLLGVLVVTFSMVASSVTTTESIKRSCPSWAGFSLAFSGVVGVVSWKRPFTLVISFFSLLSVLCVMLSMAGSVLSCKNAQLARDFQDCSMEGKVCVCCPSVPLLRPCPESGQELKVASNSTCDEARGALKNLLFSVCGLTICAAIICTLSAIICCIQIFSLDLVHTLAPERSVSGPLGSLGCASSPPAPLLHTMLDLEEFVPPVPPPPYYPPEYTCSSETDAQSITYNGSMDSPVPLYPTDCPPSYEAVMGLRGDSQATLFDPQLHDSSCICDRVASIVDVSMDSGSLVLSAIGDFPGGSSPSEDSCLLELQGSVRSVDYVLFRSIQRSRAGYCLSLDCGLRGPFEDSPLPQRPPRAARSYSCSAPEAPPPLGAPTTARSCHRLEGWPPWVGPCFPELRRRVPRGGSRPQAPTAPPARGPTRRFSDSSGSLTPPGQRPPHPAPVPPPLLLPRSHSDPGITTSSDTADFRDLYTKVLEEEAASVSSADTGLCSEACLFRLARCPSPKLLRARSAEKRRPMPTFQKVPLPSGPAPAHSLGDLKSSWPGRGLVTRFFQMSKKAPDPSGNGAHGLKQVPRSPWGRPGRESLHLRSCGDLSSGSSLRRLLSGRRLERGTRPHSLSLSGGSRETGI comes from the exons ATGATGCCCTCACCCAGTGACTCCAGCCGCTCGCTGACCAGCCGACCCAGCACCCGGGGCCTTACCCACCTCCGCCTCCACCGACCCTGGCTGCAGGCCCTGCTCACGCTAGGGCTGGCCCAGGTGCTCCTGGGCGTCCTGGTGGTCACCTTCAGCATGGTGGCCTCCTCCGTCACCACCACTGAGAGCATCAAGAGGTCCTGCCCATCTTGGGCTGGGTTCTCG CTGGCGTTCTCCGGGGTAGTTGGCGTTGTGTCTTGGAAGCGGCCATTCACTTTAGTG atctccttcttctccctgctTTCCGTGCTCTGTGTCATGCTCAGTATGGCTGGCTCTGTTCTCTCCTGTAAGAATGCTCAGCTGGCCCGAGACTTCCAAGACTGCTCCATG GAAGGAAAGGTCTGTGTGTGCTGCCCCTCCGTTCCCCTCCTCCGGCCCTGCCCAGAGTCAGGCCAGGAACTGAAAGTTGCCTCTAACTCCACCTGTGACGAAGCCCGAGGAGCCCTCAAG AACCTGCTCTTCAGTGTCTGTGGGCTGACCATTTGTGCCGCCATCATCTGTACCCTCTCAGCTATCATCTGCTGCATCCAAATCTTCTCCCTGGACCTTGTGCACACG CTGGCCCCTGAGCGCTCAGTCTCTGGCCCTTTGGGGTCCCTGGGCTGTGCATCGTcgcccccagcccctctcctgcaCACCATGCTGGATTTGGAAGAATTTGTACCACCAGTACCCCCTCCGCCCTACTATCCCCCAGAGTACACCTGTAGCTCCGAAACAGATGCGCAGAG CATCACCTACAATGGCTCCATGGACAGTCCAGTGCCCTTGTACCCTACCGACTGCCCCCCTTCTTATGAGGCTGTCATGGGGCTACGAGGAGACAGCCAG GCCACTCTGTTTGATCCTCAGCTTCACGATAGCTCCTGCATCTGCGATCGCGTGGCCTCCATTGTAGATG TGTCCATGGATAGCGGGTCTCTGGTGCTGTCAGCCATTGGTGACTTCCCCGGGGGCTCCAGCCCATCGGAGGACTCCTGCCTGCTGGAGCTGCAGGGCTCCGTGCGATCCGTCGACTACGTGCTCTTCCGCTCCATCCAGCGCAGCCGAGCTGGCTACTGCCTCAGCCTGGACTGCGGCCTGCGGGGCCCCTTCGAGGACAGCCCCCTGCCTCAGCGGCCCCCGCGGGCTGCCCGCTCCTACTCCTGCTCTGCCCCTGAGGCCCCACCGCCTCTGGGCGCCCCCACAACCGCCCGCAGCTGCCACCGGCTGGAGGGCTGGCCGCCCTGGGTGGGACCCTGCTTCCCTGAGCTGAGGCGGCGGGTCCCCCGCGGAGGCAGCCGGCCCCAAGCCCCCACAGCCCCTCCAGCCCGCGGTCCCACTCGCCGCTTCAGCGACAGCTCAGGTTCCCTCACCCCGCCGGGGCAGCGGCCTCCTCACCCGGCTCCTGTGCCGCCACCGCTGCTGCTGCCTCGGTCCCACAGTGACCCAGGTATCACCACCTCCAGCGACACCG CTGACTTCAGGGACCTTTATACCAAAGTGCTTGAGGAAGAAGCTGCTTCCGTTTCCTCCGCAGATACAG ggctCTGCTCTGAAGCCTGCCTCTTCCGTCTAGCCCGCTGCCCTTCACCCAAGTTGCTTCGTGCCCGCTCAGCTGAGAAACGGCGCCCCATGCCCACCTTTCAGAAAGTCCCCCTGCCCTCCGGCCCTGCACCCGCCCACTCCCTGGGAGACCTAAAGAGCAGCTGGCCAGGCCGGGGCTTGGTCACTCGTTTCTTTCAGATGTCCAAGAAGGCCCCAGACCCCAGTGGGAATGGGGCCCATGGGCTTAAGCAG GTGCCCCGGAGCCCATGGGGCCGGCCAGGCCGAGAGAGCCTCCACCTTCGCAGCTGTGGTGACCTGAGCTCCGGCTCTTCCCTGCGGCGCCTCCTGTCTGGCCGCCGGCTAGAACGGGGTACCCGCCCCCACAGCCTCAGCCTCAGTGGGGGCAGCCGGGAGACTGGAATCTGA
- the ENTREP3 gene encoding protein ENTREP3 isoform X6, producing MLSMAGSVLSCKNAQLARDFQDCSMEGKVCVCCPSVPLLRPCPESGQELKVASNSTCDEARGALKNLLFSVCGLTICAAIICTLSAIICCIQIFSLDLVHTLAPERSVSGPLGSLGCASSPPAPLLHTMLDLEEFVPPVPPPPYYPPEYTCSSETDAQSITYNGSMDSPVPLYPTDCPPSYEAVMGLRGDSQATLFDPQLHDSSCICDRVASIVDVSMDSGSLVLSAIGDFPGGSSPSEDSCLLELQGSVRSVDYVLFRSIQRSRAGYCLSLDCGLRGPFEDSPLPQRPPRAARSYSCSAPEAPPPLGAPTTARSCHRLEGWPPWVGPCFPELRRRVPRGGSRPQAPTAPPARGPTRRFSDSSGSLTPPGQRPPHPAPVPPPLLLPRSHSDPGITTSSDTADFRDLYTKVLEEEAASVSSADTGLCSEACLFRLARCPSPKLLRARSAEKRRPMPTFQKVPLPSGPAPAHSLGDLKSSWPGRGLVTRFFQMSKKAPDPSGNGAHGLKQVPRSPWGRPGRESLHLRSCGDLSSGSSLRRLLSGRRLERGTRPHSLSLSGGSRETGI from the exons ATGCTCAGTATGGCTGGCTCTGTTCTCTCCTGTAAGAATGCTCAGCTGGCCCGAGACTTCCAAGACTGCTCCATG GAAGGAAAGGTCTGTGTGTGCTGCCCCTCCGTTCCCCTCCTCCGGCCCTGCCCAGAGTCAGGCCAGGAACTGAAAGTTGCCTCTAACTCCACCTGTGACGAAGCCCGAGGAGCCCTCAAG AACCTGCTCTTCAGTGTCTGTGGGCTGACCATTTGTGCCGCCATCATCTGTACCCTCTCAGCTATCATCTGCTGCATCCAAATCTTCTCCCTGGACCTTGTGCACACG CTGGCCCCTGAGCGCTCAGTCTCTGGCCCTTTGGGGTCCCTGGGCTGTGCATCGTcgcccccagcccctctcctgcaCACCATGCTGGATTTGGAAGAATTTGTACCACCAGTACCCCCTCCGCCCTACTATCCCCCAGAGTACACCTGTAGCTCCGAAACAGATGCGCAGAG CATCACCTACAATGGCTCCATGGACAGTCCAGTGCCCTTGTACCCTACCGACTGCCCCCCTTCTTATGAGGCTGTCATGGGGCTACGAGGAGACAGCCAG GCCACTCTGTTTGATCCTCAGCTTCACGATAGCTCCTGCATCTGCGATCGCGTGGCCTCCATTGTAGATG TGTCCATGGATAGCGGGTCTCTGGTGCTGTCAGCCATTGGTGACTTCCCCGGGGGCTCCAGCCCATCGGAGGACTCCTGCCTGCTGGAGCTGCAGGGCTCCGTGCGATCCGTCGACTACGTGCTCTTCCGCTCCATCCAGCGCAGCCGAGCTGGCTACTGCCTCAGCCTGGACTGCGGCCTGCGGGGCCCCTTCGAGGACAGCCCCCTGCCTCAGCGGCCCCCGCGGGCTGCCCGCTCCTACTCCTGCTCTGCCCCTGAGGCCCCACCGCCTCTGGGCGCCCCCACAACCGCCCGCAGCTGCCACCGGCTGGAGGGCTGGCCGCCCTGGGTGGGACCCTGCTTCCCTGAGCTGAGGCGGCGGGTCCCCCGCGGAGGCAGCCGGCCCCAAGCCCCCACAGCCCCTCCAGCCCGCGGTCCCACTCGCCGCTTCAGCGACAGCTCAGGTTCCCTCACCCCGCCGGGGCAGCGGCCTCCTCACCCGGCTCCTGTGCCGCCACCGCTGCTGCTGCCTCGGTCCCACAGTGACCCAGGTATCACCACCTCCAGCGACACCG CTGACTTCAGGGACCTTTATACCAAAGTGCTTGAGGAAGAAGCTGCTTCCGTTTCCTCCGCAGATACAG ggctCTGCTCTGAAGCCTGCCTCTTCCGTCTAGCCCGCTGCCCTTCACCCAAGTTGCTTCGTGCCCGCTCAGCTGAGAAACGGCGCCCCATGCCCACCTTTCAGAAAGTCCCCCTGCCCTCCGGCCCTGCACCCGCCCACTCCCTGGGAGACCTAAAGAGCAGCTGGCCAGGCCGGGGCTTGGTCACTCGTTTCTTTCAGATGTCCAAGAAGGCCCCAGACCCCAGTGGGAATGGGGCCCATGGGCTTAAGCAG GTGCCCCGGAGCCCATGGGGCCGGCCAGGCCGAGAGAGCCTCCACCTTCGCAGCTGTGGTGACCTGAGCTCCGGCTCTTCCCTGCGGCGCCTCCTGTCTGGCCGCCGGCTAGAACGGGGTACCCGCCCCCACAGCCTCAGCCTCAGTGGGGGCAGCCGGGAGACTGGAATCTGA
- the ENTREP3 gene encoding protein ENTREP3 isoform X3, with protein MMPSPSDSSRSLTSRPSTRGLTHLRLHRPWLQALLTLGLAQVLLGVLVVTFSMVASSVTTTESIKRSCPSWAGFSLAFSGVVGVVSWKRPFTLVISFFSLLSVLCVMLSMAGSVLSCKNAQLARDFQDCSMEGKVCVCCPSVPLLRPCPESGQELKVASNSTCDEARGALKNLLFSVCGLTICAAIICTLSAIICCIQIFSLDLVHTQLAPERSVSGPLGSLGCASSPPAPLLHTMLDLEEFVPPVPPPPYYPPEYTCSSETDAQSITYNGSMDSPVPLYPTDCPPSYEAVMGLRGDSQATLFDPQLHDSSCICDRVASIVDVSMDSGSLVLSAIGDFPGGSSPSEDSCLLELQGSVRSVDYVLFRSIQRSRAGYCLSLDCGLRGPFEDSPLPQRPPRAARSYSCSAPEAPPPLGAPTTARSCHRLEGWPPWVGPCFPELRRRVPRGGSRPQAPTAPPARGPTRRFSDSSGSLTPPGQRPPHPAPVPPPLLLPRSHSDPGITTSSDTADFRDLYTKVLEEEAASVSSADTGLCSEACLFRLARCPSPKLLRARSAEKRRPMPTFQKVPLPSGPAPAHSLGDLKSSWPGRGLVTRFFQMSKKAPDPSGNGAHGLKQVPRSPWGRPGRESLHLRSCGDLSSGSSLRRLLSGRRLERGTRPHSLSLSGGSRETGI; from the exons ATGATGCCCTCACCCAGTGACTCCAGCCGCTCGCTGACCAGCCGACCCAGCACCCGGGGCCTTACCCACCTCCGCCTCCACCGACCCTGGCTGCAGGCCCTGCTCACGCTAGGGCTGGCCCAGGTGCTCCTGGGCGTCCTGGTGGTCACCTTCAGCATGGTGGCCTCCTCCGTCACCACCACTGAGAGCATCAAGAGGTCCTGCCCATCTTGGGCTGGGTTCTCG CTGGCGTTCTCCGGGGTAGTTGGCGTTGTGTCTTGGAAGCGGCCATTCACTTTAGTG atctccttcttctccctgctTTCCGTGCTCTGTGTCATGCTCAGTATGGCTGGCTCTGTTCTCTCCTGTAAGAATGCTCAGCTGGCCCGAGACTTCCAAGACTGCTCCATG GAAGGAAAGGTCTGTGTGTGCTGCCCCTCCGTTCCCCTCCTCCGGCCCTGCCCAGAGTCAGGCCAGGAACTGAAAGTTGCCTCTAACTCCACCTGTGACGAAGCCCGAGGAGCCCTCAAG AACCTGCTCTTCAGTGTCTGTGGGCTGACCATTTGTGCCGCCATCATCTGTACCCTCTCAGCTATCATCTGCTGCATCCAAATCTTCTCCCTGGACCTTGTGCACACG CAGCTGGCCCCTGAGCGCTCAGTCTCTGGCCCTTTGGGGTCCCTGGGCTGTGCATCGTcgcccccagcccctctcctgcaCACCATGCTGGATTTGGAAGAATTTGTACCACCAGTACCCCCTCCGCCCTACTATCCCCCAGAGTACACCTGTAGCTCCGAAACAGATGCGCAGAG CATCACCTACAATGGCTCCATGGACAGTCCAGTGCCCTTGTACCCTACCGACTGCCCCCCTTCTTATGAGGCTGTCATGGGGCTACGAGGAGACAGCCAG GCCACTCTGTTTGATCCTCAGCTTCACGATAGCTCCTGCATCTGCGATCGCGTGGCCTCCATTGTAGATG TGTCCATGGATAGCGGGTCTCTGGTGCTGTCAGCCATTGGTGACTTCCCCGGGGGCTCCAGCCCATCGGAGGACTCCTGCCTGCTGGAGCTGCAGGGCTCCGTGCGATCCGTCGACTACGTGCTCTTCCGCTCCATCCAGCGCAGCCGAGCTGGCTACTGCCTCAGCCTGGACTGCGGCCTGCGGGGCCCCTTCGAGGACAGCCCCCTGCCTCAGCGGCCCCCGCGGGCTGCCCGCTCCTACTCCTGCTCTGCCCCTGAGGCCCCACCGCCTCTGGGCGCCCCCACAACCGCCCGCAGCTGCCACCGGCTGGAGGGCTGGCCGCCCTGGGTGGGACCCTGCTTCCCTGAGCTGAGGCGGCGGGTCCCCCGCGGAGGCAGCCGGCCCCAAGCCCCCACAGCCCCTCCAGCCCGCGGTCCCACTCGCCGCTTCAGCGACAGCTCAGGTTCCCTCACCCCGCCGGGGCAGCGGCCTCCTCACCCGGCTCCTGTGCCGCCACCGCTGCTGCTGCCTCGGTCCCACAGTGACCCAGGTATCACCACCTCCAGCGACACCG CTGACTTCAGGGACCTTTATACCAAAGTGCTTGAGGAAGAAGCTGCTTCCGTTTCCTCCGCAGATACAG ggctCTGCTCTGAAGCCTGCCTCTTCCGTCTAGCCCGCTGCCCTTCACCCAAGTTGCTTCGTGCCCGCTCAGCTGAGAAACGGCGCCCCATGCCCACCTTTCAGAAAGTCCCCCTGCCCTCCGGCCCTGCACCCGCCCACTCCCTGGGAGACCTAAAGAGCAGCTGGCCAGGCCGGGGCTTGGTCACTCGTTTCTTTCAGATGTCCAAGAAGGCCCCAGACCCCAGTGGGAATGGGGCCCATGGGCTTAAGCAG GTGCCCCGGAGCCCATGGGGCCGGCCAGGCCGAGAGAGCCTCCACCTTCGCAGCTGTGGTGACCTGAGCTCCGGCTCTTCCCTGCGGCGCCTCCTGTCTGGCCGCCGGCTAGAACGGGGTACCCGCCCCCACAGCCTCAGCCTCAGTGGGGGCAGCCGGGAGACTGGAATCTGA
- the ENTREP3 gene encoding protein ENTREP3 isoform X5 produces MLSMAGSVLSCKNAQLARDFQDCSMEGKVCVCCPSVPLLRPCPESGQELKVASNSTCDEARGALKNLLFSVCGLTICAAIICTLSAIICCIQIFSLDLVHTQLAPERSVSGPLGSLGCASSPPAPLLHTMLDLEEFVPPVPPPPYYPPEYTCSSETDAQSITYNGSMDSPVPLYPTDCPPSYEAVMGLRGDSQATLFDPQLHDSSCICDRVASIVDVSMDSGSLVLSAIGDFPGGSSPSEDSCLLELQGSVRSVDYVLFRSIQRSRAGYCLSLDCGLRGPFEDSPLPQRPPRAARSYSCSAPEAPPPLGAPTTARSCHRLEGWPPWVGPCFPELRRRVPRGGSRPQAPTAPPARGPTRRFSDSSGSLTPPGQRPPHPAPVPPPLLLPRSHSDPGITTSSDTADFRDLYTKVLEEEAASVSSADTGLCSEACLFRLARCPSPKLLRARSAEKRRPMPTFQKVPLPSGPAPAHSLGDLKSSWPGRGLVTRFFQMSKKAPDPSGNGAHGLKQVPRSPWGRPGRESLHLRSCGDLSSGSSLRRLLSGRRLERGTRPHSLSLSGGSRETGI; encoded by the exons ATGCTCAGTATGGCTGGCTCTGTTCTCTCCTGTAAGAATGCTCAGCTGGCCCGAGACTTCCAAGACTGCTCCATG GAAGGAAAGGTCTGTGTGTGCTGCCCCTCCGTTCCCCTCCTCCGGCCCTGCCCAGAGTCAGGCCAGGAACTGAAAGTTGCCTCTAACTCCACCTGTGACGAAGCCCGAGGAGCCCTCAAG AACCTGCTCTTCAGTGTCTGTGGGCTGACCATTTGTGCCGCCATCATCTGTACCCTCTCAGCTATCATCTGCTGCATCCAAATCTTCTCCCTGGACCTTGTGCACACG CAGCTGGCCCCTGAGCGCTCAGTCTCTGGCCCTTTGGGGTCCCTGGGCTGTGCATCGTcgcccccagcccctctcctgcaCACCATGCTGGATTTGGAAGAATTTGTACCACCAGTACCCCCTCCGCCCTACTATCCCCCAGAGTACACCTGTAGCTCCGAAACAGATGCGCAGAG CATCACCTACAATGGCTCCATGGACAGTCCAGTGCCCTTGTACCCTACCGACTGCCCCCCTTCTTATGAGGCTGTCATGGGGCTACGAGGAGACAGCCAG GCCACTCTGTTTGATCCTCAGCTTCACGATAGCTCCTGCATCTGCGATCGCGTGGCCTCCATTGTAGATG TGTCCATGGATAGCGGGTCTCTGGTGCTGTCAGCCATTGGTGACTTCCCCGGGGGCTCCAGCCCATCGGAGGACTCCTGCCTGCTGGAGCTGCAGGGCTCCGTGCGATCCGTCGACTACGTGCTCTTCCGCTCCATCCAGCGCAGCCGAGCTGGCTACTGCCTCAGCCTGGACTGCGGCCTGCGGGGCCCCTTCGAGGACAGCCCCCTGCCTCAGCGGCCCCCGCGGGCTGCCCGCTCCTACTCCTGCTCTGCCCCTGAGGCCCCACCGCCTCTGGGCGCCCCCACAACCGCCCGCAGCTGCCACCGGCTGGAGGGCTGGCCGCCCTGGGTGGGACCCTGCTTCCCTGAGCTGAGGCGGCGGGTCCCCCGCGGAGGCAGCCGGCCCCAAGCCCCCACAGCCCCTCCAGCCCGCGGTCCCACTCGCCGCTTCAGCGACAGCTCAGGTTCCCTCACCCCGCCGGGGCAGCGGCCTCCTCACCCGGCTCCTGTGCCGCCACCGCTGCTGCTGCCTCGGTCCCACAGTGACCCAGGTATCACCACCTCCAGCGACACCG CTGACTTCAGGGACCTTTATACCAAAGTGCTTGAGGAAGAAGCTGCTTCCGTTTCCTCCGCAGATACAG ggctCTGCTCTGAAGCCTGCCTCTTCCGTCTAGCCCGCTGCCCTTCACCCAAGTTGCTTCGTGCCCGCTCAGCTGAGAAACGGCGCCCCATGCCCACCTTTCAGAAAGTCCCCCTGCCCTCCGGCCCTGCACCCGCCCACTCCCTGGGAGACCTAAAGAGCAGCTGGCCAGGCCGGGGCTTGGTCACTCGTTTCTTTCAGATGTCCAAGAAGGCCCCAGACCCCAGTGGGAATGGGGCCCATGGGCTTAAGCAG GTGCCCCGGAGCCCATGGGGCCGGCCAGGCCGAGAGAGCCTCCACCTTCGCAGCTGTGGTGACCTGAGCTCCGGCTCTTCCCTGCGGCGCCTCCTGTCTGGCCGCCGGCTAGAACGGGGTACCCGCCCCCACAGCCTCAGCCTCAGTGGGGGCAGCCGGGAGACTGGAATCTGA
- the ENTREP3 gene encoding protein ENTREP3 isoform X2 — MMPSPSDSSRSLTSRPSTRGLTHLRLHRPWLQALLTLGLAQVLLGVLVVTFSMVASSVTTTESIKRSCPSWAGFSGWARPVVRGSLMCLPLARLSLYPLCPQLAFSGVVGVVSWKRPFTLVISFFSLLSVLCVMLSMAGSVLSCKNAQLARDFQDCSMEGKVCVCCPSVPLLRPCPESGQELKVASNSTCDEARGALKNLLFSVCGLTICAAIICTLSAIICCIQIFSLDLVHTLAPERSVSGPLGSLGCASSPPAPLLHTMLDLEEFVPPVPPPPYYPPEYTCSSETDAQSITYNGSMDSPVPLYPTDCPPSYEAVMGLRGDSQATLFDPQLHDSSCICDRVASIVDVSMDSGSLVLSAIGDFPGGSSPSEDSCLLELQGSVRSVDYVLFRSIQRSRAGYCLSLDCGLRGPFEDSPLPQRPPRAARSYSCSAPEAPPPLGAPTTARSCHRLEGWPPWVGPCFPELRRRVPRGGSRPQAPTAPPARGPTRRFSDSSGSLTPPGQRPPHPAPVPPPLLLPRSHSDPGITTSSDTADFRDLYTKVLEEEAASVSSADTGLCSEACLFRLARCPSPKLLRARSAEKRRPMPTFQKVPLPSGPAPAHSLGDLKSSWPGRGLVTRFFQMSKKAPDPSGNGAHGLKQVPRSPWGRPGRESLHLRSCGDLSSGSSLRRLLSGRRLERGTRPHSLSLSGGSRETGI; from the exons ATGATGCCCTCACCCAGTGACTCCAGCCGCTCGCTGACCAGCCGACCCAGCACCCGGGGCCTTACCCACCTCCGCCTCCACCGACCCTGGCTGCAGGCCCTGCTCACGCTAGGGCTGGCCCAGGTGCTCCTGGGCGTCCTGGTGGTCACCTTCAGCATGGTGGCCTCCTCCGTCACCACCACTGAGAGCATCAAGAGGTCCTGCCCATCTTGGGCTGGGTTCTCG GGCTGGGCACGCCCTGTGGTGAGGGGCTCACTCATGTGCCTCCCCCTTGCCAGGCTGAGCCTGTACCCACTCTGTCCCCAGCTGGCGTTCTCCGGGGTAGTTGGCGTTGTGTCTTGGAAGCGGCCATTCACTTTAGTG atctccttcttctccctgctTTCCGTGCTCTGTGTCATGCTCAGTATGGCTGGCTCTGTTCTCTCCTGTAAGAATGCTCAGCTGGCCCGAGACTTCCAAGACTGCTCCATG GAAGGAAAGGTCTGTGTGTGCTGCCCCTCCGTTCCCCTCCTCCGGCCCTGCCCAGAGTCAGGCCAGGAACTGAAAGTTGCCTCTAACTCCACCTGTGACGAAGCCCGAGGAGCCCTCAAG AACCTGCTCTTCAGTGTCTGTGGGCTGACCATTTGTGCCGCCATCATCTGTACCCTCTCAGCTATCATCTGCTGCATCCAAATCTTCTCCCTGGACCTTGTGCACACG CTGGCCCCTGAGCGCTCAGTCTCTGGCCCTTTGGGGTCCCTGGGCTGTGCATCGTcgcccccagcccctctcctgcaCACCATGCTGGATTTGGAAGAATTTGTACCACCAGTACCCCCTCCGCCCTACTATCCCCCAGAGTACACCTGTAGCTCCGAAACAGATGCGCAGAG CATCACCTACAATGGCTCCATGGACAGTCCAGTGCCCTTGTACCCTACCGACTGCCCCCCTTCTTATGAGGCTGTCATGGGGCTACGAGGAGACAGCCAG GCCACTCTGTTTGATCCTCAGCTTCACGATAGCTCCTGCATCTGCGATCGCGTGGCCTCCATTGTAGATG TGTCCATGGATAGCGGGTCTCTGGTGCTGTCAGCCATTGGTGACTTCCCCGGGGGCTCCAGCCCATCGGAGGACTCCTGCCTGCTGGAGCTGCAGGGCTCCGTGCGATCCGTCGACTACGTGCTCTTCCGCTCCATCCAGCGCAGCCGAGCTGGCTACTGCCTCAGCCTGGACTGCGGCCTGCGGGGCCCCTTCGAGGACAGCCCCCTGCCTCAGCGGCCCCCGCGGGCTGCCCGCTCCTACTCCTGCTCTGCCCCTGAGGCCCCACCGCCTCTGGGCGCCCCCACAACCGCCCGCAGCTGCCACCGGCTGGAGGGCTGGCCGCCCTGGGTGGGACCCTGCTTCCCTGAGCTGAGGCGGCGGGTCCCCCGCGGAGGCAGCCGGCCCCAAGCCCCCACAGCCCCTCCAGCCCGCGGTCCCACTCGCCGCTTCAGCGACAGCTCAGGTTCCCTCACCCCGCCGGGGCAGCGGCCTCCTCACCCGGCTCCTGTGCCGCCACCGCTGCTGCTGCCTCGGTCCCACAGTGACCCAGGTATCACCACCTCCAGCGACACCG CTGACTTCAGGGACCTTTATACCAAAGTGCTTGAGGAAGAAGCTGCTTCCGTTTCCTCCGCAGATACAG ggctCTGCTCTGAAGCCTGCCTCTTCCGTCTAGCCCGCTGCCCTTCACCCAAGTTGCTTCGTGCCCGCTCAGCTGAGAAACGGCGCCCCATGCCCACCTTTCAGAAAGTCCCCCTGCCCTCCGGCCCTGCACCCGCCCACTCCCTGGGAGACCTAAAGAGCAGCTGGCCAGGCCGGGGCTTGGTCACTCGTTTCTTTCAGATGTCCAAGAAGGCCCCAGACCCCAGTGGGAATGGGGCCCATGGGCTTAAGCAG GTGCCCCGGAGCCCATGGGGCCGGCCAGGCCGAGAGAGCCTCCACCTTCGCAGCTGTGGTGACCTGAGCTCCGGCTCTTCCCTGCGGCGCCTCCTGTCTGGCCGCCGGCTAGAACGGGGTACCCGCCCCCACAGCCTCAGCCTCAGTGGGGGCAGCCGGGAGACTGGAATCTGA